One window of the Allosaccharopolyspora coralli genome contains the following:
- a CDS encoding type VII secretion-associated protein, with protein MTLHVAVDFGTSSTCTVVSRDGAEPQVVVIDGQPLVPSAVFAAADGTLFVGQEAERQAAVDPARFEPHPKRRIDDGELLLGSSVLPVVDVIRAVLQRAVGEARRYAGGAAVDLLVLTHPADWGSVRTSVLRAAAQGLGRESVLVPEPVAAAVFHSAGHGLPDGGALAVLDLGGGTVDASVVRKQGSRFPVLATKGRPDFGGADIDQALLEHLGRTVSHVDPGAWHQLVEGREMVDRRRRRVLRQDVRGAKETLSRHAYTDVPMPPPFSDAHVTRTDLERLVAGGLSQAVDLVPGTLREGSVPRQQLAGVFLVGGSSRIPMVSRLVHERTGVVPTTLDQPETVVARGALRAVRLDPDRTGGLPAAAVRGPATPTRAPGVAGAQSPGFAAPQQVTAPEAGSVPASDSLSRASTIVIGGNERTRQVNAPSTPAKPNRTPWLVGAGAAVLVVSALVVGILVIGEDGDARQQAGRTVAQYDYEFEYPATWRQSGGDPEQWQTLIEPRSSATGGGRIAVQEGRLDYDAGADRERAVNEVRGLYDAGVAETGTFSGFRADASFGGKDVVHYREQLPQATVDWFVVHAGTARVSVGCQYTPQSGDEVRRACEQVVRSLTVRD; from the coding sequence GTGACCCTGCACGTCGCTGTCGACTTCGGCACGTCCAGTACCTGCACGGTCGTGTCCCGCGACGGTGCCGAACCGCAGGTCGTCGTGATCGACGGTCAGCCGTTGGTGCCGTCGGCGGTGTTCGCGGCCGCGGACGGCACGCTGTTCGTCGGGCAGGAGGCCGAGCGGCAGGCGGCCGTCGACCCGGCCCGGTTCGAGCCGCACCCGAAACGCCGCATCGACGACGGAGAGCTGTTGCTGGGCAGCAGCGTCCTGCCGGTGGTCGACGTGATCCGCGCGGTCCTGCAGCGCGCCGTCGGTGAGGCGCGGCGATACGCGGGCGGCGCAGCGGTGGATCTGCTGGTGCTCACTCACCCGGCCGATTGGGGCTCGGTGCGCACGAGCGTGCTGCGGGCGGCTGCGCAGGGACTCGGTCGTGAGTCGGTGTTGGTGCCGGAACCGGTCGCAGCCGCCGTGTTCCACTCGGCCGGCCACGGTCTGCCCGACGGTGGCGCGCTCGCGGTGCTCGACCTGGGGGGCGGGACGGTGGACGCGAGCGTGGTGCGCAAGCAAGGCAGTCGCTTCCCGGTCCTCGCCACGAAGGGCAGGCCGGACTTCGGTGGCGCCGACATCGACCAGGCGCTGCTGGAGCACCTCGGCCGCACCGTGTCGCACGTCGACCCCGGGGCTTGGCACCAGCTCGTCGAAGGCCGGGAAATGGTCGACCGACGGCGCAGACGTGTGCTGCGCCAGGACGTGCGCGGTGCGAAGGAGACGTTGTCCCGCCACGCCTACACGGACGTTCCGATGCCGCCGCCGTTCTCCGACGCGCACGTCACCCGCACGGACCTCGAACGGCTCGTCGCAGGGGGACTCTCACAGGCGGTGGACCTGGTGCCCGGCACGCTGCGCGAGGGTTCCGTGCCGAGGCAGCAGCTGGCGGGCGTGTTCCTCGTCGGTGGTTCGAGTCGGATCCCGATGGTGTCGCGGCTGGTGCACGAACGCACCGGTGTCGTTCCGACCACTTTGGACCAGCCGGAGACGGTCGTGGCGCGTGGAGCGCTGCGCGCGGTACGGCTCGACCCGGATCGCACCGGCGGACTACCCGCCGCAGCCGTCCGTGGCCCCGCGACGCCGACCCGTGCTCCTGGCGTCGCGGGCGCCCAGTCGCCCGGGTTCGCGGCACCGCAGCAGGTCACGGCGCCCGAAGCGGGATCAGTGCCTGCGAGCGACTCGTTGAGCCGAGCCTCCACGATCGTCATCGGTGGCAACGAGCGCACGCGCCAGGTGAACGCGCCTTCGACACCGGCCAAGCCGAACCGCACGCCGTGGCTGGTCGGTGCGGGTGCCGCCGTGCTGGTCGTCTCGGCTCTCGTCGTCGGGATCCTCGTCATCGGCGAGGACGGCGACGCGCGACAACAGGCGGGGCGCACGGTGGCCCAGTACGACTACGAGTTCGAGTACCCCGCGACGTGGCGGCAGTCCGGTGGTGATCCCGAGCAGTGGCAGACGCTGATCGAGCCGAGGTCCTCGGCGACCGGGGGCGGACGGATCGCCGTGCAGGAGGGGCGACTCGACTACGACGCCGGTGCGGACCGCGAGCGAGCCGTGAACGAGGTCCGCGGCCTCTACGACGCCGGAGTCGCCGAGACGGGGACGTTCTCGGGTTTCCGCGCCGACGCCAGTTTCGGCGGCAAGGACGTCGTCCACTACCGCGAACAGCTTCCGCAGGCCACCGTGGACTGGTTCGTGGTCCACGCGGGGACCGCCCGCGTCAGCGTCGGGTGTCAGTACACGCCGCAGAGCGGCGACGAGGTTCGCCGTGCGTGCGAGCAAGTCGTCCGTTCCCTCACCGTTCGCGACTGA
- the eccCa gene encoding type VII secretion protein EccCa gives MSTLQFKRKPRLAAPRPPGGEVHLEPPPEIPRAVPGNIVQKFLPVVMIVASLGMMVFMLQRASNNPMMLMMPMMMLVSTFGMMAGGGQGQGQKKAEMNEDRKDYLRYLGQMRERAREAADEQRLARDWVHPDPQTLWSIAQSPRRLWERRPGDNDFCQVRVGRGSQRLETRLVPPQTGPVDELEPITTLALRRFVRAHSLVSDLPIAISLKGFASVGFQGDRELTRGLVRAILAQLATFHTPDDLVIAVAAGARTRAEWDWVKWLPHAQSPTRTDGLGSVRLIEPSLRGIEEVLDEELAGRQRFQRNAAPPEGQPHVVVVIDDAEISREEEIYLSAGLAGVTVLDLSDVFDPISAKRGMRIVVEPDRVGARSNTGVEWFGEPDTLSATEATALARRLAPYRVAGSGGQAEADTGGYEPLTTHLNYVEQLGLQGDPITFDLGEAWRPRQRDNLYRVAMGPGEQGEIVHLDIKETASGGMGPHGLCIGATGSGKSEFLRTIVLGLIATHPSTSLNFVLVDFKGGATFNGFESAPHVSASISNLGDDTTLVDRMKDALEGEMNRRQEILQKAGAKNVWDYRKQRDAGDEKAQEPLPALFVVIDEFSELLSQKPDFADLFTMIGRLGRSLQVHLLLASQRLEEGKLRGLDSHLSYRIGLKTFNAAESRSAIGIPDAADLPASGGHGYLKHPNGMDRFRAAYVSGHLHQTSGRRPAGAAAAKVTGERRPKLFVADYVEPPPEPEVPEVEEAPKEEKKDDLAPTDFQIVIDKVTNQSPPAHQVWLPPLDAPPTLDGLLPPLSATDDRGYSSVGFSGSGRLQVPVGIIDVPYHQRQDHMMLDLGGASGHGAVVGGPQTGKSNLMRTLIASLALTHTPQEVQCYCVDLGGGSMAALKNLPHVGSYGGRRDVDTVRRTIAELKSLMAEREARFQETAIEGMTDFRNRKRKGEITNDPYGDVFLFIDGWASFRNDFETLEQDVLNLAAQGLTFGIHVIVSANRWAEIRPALKDLIGTRLELCLGDSSESEINRKVAVNVPNGRPGRGVHPSELHFLTALPRVDSEQLAGRIEAEAARAEEEREAPRPGWQLYNDDLADGAADLVNRVRSSWMGRPAPQVRLLPDLLPYEQMPSVDQQPSPKLVPIGVNEDGLNPVYLDFKAEPHFYALAERESGKTALLRTILQGITTRYTPKEALVLLVDYRRTLIGFLNPEHELEYSVSADMLKNNVKDVCAALKKRLPGPDVTQQQLKDRSWWTGPELFVVVDDYELVAPSGNNPLQPLADFVPQAQDVGLHVILARNSGGASRGLYDPVLAKMREVSSPGLAMSANKDEGQLVANIKSRELPPGRGTLVSRSMRGGPQMIQTAFLRPE, from the coding sequence GTGAGCACGCTGCAGTTCAAGCGCAAGCCACGCCTGGCCGCTCCACGGCCACCGGGCGGGGAGGTGCACCTCGAACCACCACCCGAGATCCCCAGGGCGGTCCCGGGCAACATCGTCCAGAAGTTCCTGCCGGTCGTGATGATCGTCGCGTCGCTGGGAATGATGGTCTTCATGCTTCAGCGGGCCTCCAACAACCCGATGATGCTGATGATGCCGATGATGATGTTGGTGTCGACGTTCGGCATGATGGCGGGCGGAGGCCAGGGCCAGGGCCAGAAGAAGGCCGAGATGAACGAGGACCGCAAGGACTACCTGCGGTATCTCGGTCAGATGCGCGAGCGTGCGCGCGAGGCCGCCGACGAGCAGCGACTGGCGCGGGACTGGGTGCATCCGGACCCGCAGACCCTGTGGTCGATCGCGCAGTCGCCGCGTCGGTTGTGGGAACGCAGGCCGGGCGACAACGACTTCTGCCAGGTGCGGGTCGGACGCGGTTCGCAGCGTCTGGAGACCCGTCTGGTGCCGCCGCAGACCGGCCCGGTCGATGAACTGGAGCCGATCACGACGTTGGCGCTGCGCCGGTTCGTGCGCGCCCACTCGCTGGTGTCGGACCTGCCGATCGCGATCTCGCTGAAGGGCTTCGCCTCCGTCGGGTTCCAGGGCGACCGGGAGCTCACGCGAGGCCTGGTCCGCGCGATCCTGGCGCAGCTGGCCACCTTCCACACTCCGGACGACCTGGTCATCGCGGTCGCCGCCGGTGCGCGCACCCGCGCGGAGTGGGACTGGGTGAAGTGGCTGCCGCACGCCCAGAGCCCGACTCGCACCGACGGACTCGGTTCGGTCCGTCTCATCGAACCGTCGCTGCGCGGGATCGAGGAGGTGCTCGACGAAGAGCTCGCCGGGCGCCAGCGGTTCCAGCGCAACGCCGCCCCGCCCGAGGGACAGCCGCACGTCGTCGTGGTCATCGACGACGCGGAGATCAGCCGCGAAGAGGAGATCTATCTCTCCGCGGGCCTCGCGGGCGTCACGGTGCTCGACCTCTCCGACGTCTTCGACCCGATCTCCGCCAAGCGCGGGATGCGGATCGTGGTCGAACCCGACCGCGTCGGTGCCCGCAGCAACACCGGCGTCGAGTGGTTCGGCGAGCCGGACACCCTCAGCGCCACCGAGGCGACCGCGCTCGCCCGTCGCCTCGCGCCCTACCGGGTCGCGGGCAGCGGCGGACAGGCCGAGGCCGACACCGGCGGCTACGAGCCGCTGACCACGCACCTGAACTACGTCGAGCAGCTCGGCCTGCAGGGCGACCCGATCACCTTCGACCTCGGTGAAGCATGGCGCCCGCGCCAGCGTGACAACCTCTACCGGGTCGCGATGGGCCCCGGTGAGCAGGGCGAGATCGTCCACCTCGACATCAAGGAGACCGCGTCGGGCGGGATGGGCCCGCACGGGCTGTGCATCGGTGCGACCGGTTCCGGTAAGTCCGAGTTCCTGCGCACGATCGTGCTCGGACTCATCGCGACGCACCCGTCCACGTCGCTGAACTTCGTGCTCGTCGACTTCAAGGGTGGCGCGACGTTCAACGGCTTCGAGTCGGCGCCGCACGTCTCGGCGAGCATCTCCAACCTCGGTGACGACACCACGCTCGTCGACCGCATGAAGGACGCACTCGAGGGCGAGATGAACCGCCGCCAGGAGATCCTGCAGAAGGCGGGCGCCAAGAACGTGTGGGACTACCGCAAACAGCGGGACGCCGGGGACGAGAAGGCCCAGGAACCGCTGCCCGCGCTGTTCGTCGTCATCGACGAGTTCTCCGAGCTGCTCTCGCAGAAGCCGGACTTCGCCGACCTGTTCACCATGATCGGCCGGCTCGGTCGTTCGTTGCAGGTGCACCTGCTGCTCGCGTCGCAGCGGCTCGAAGAGGGCAAGCTGCGCGGTCTCGACTCCCACCTGTCGTACCGGATCGGTCTGAAGACCTTCAACGCGGCGGAATCCCGCTCGGCGATCGGCATCCCCGATGCCGCCGACCTGCCTGCCAGCGGTGGTCACGGCTACCTCAAGCACCCCAACGGCATGGACCGGTTCCGCGCCGCGTACGTGTCCGGTCACCTGCACCAGACCTCCGGTCGCCGCCCGGCGGGCGCGGCGGCGGCGAAGGTCACCGGCGAGCGCAGGCCGAAGCTGTTCGTCGCCGACTACGTGGAACCGCCGCCGGAACCGGAGGTTCCCGAGGTGGAGGAAGCCCCGAAGGAGGAGAAGAAGGACGATCTCGCTCCGACGGACTTCCAGATCGTCATCGACAAGGTGACCAACCAGAGTCCGCCCGCGCACCAGGTGTGGTTGCCGCCACTGGACGCGCCGCCCACGTTGGACGGTCTGCTGCCGCCGCTGTCGGCGACCGACGACCGCGGCTACAGCTCGGTCGGCTTCTCCGGGAGCGGTCGCCTGCAGGTTCCGGTCGGCATCATCGACGTGCCGTACCACCAGCGTCAGGACCACATGATGCTGGATCTGGGCGGCGCGTCAGGGCACGGCGCCGTGGTCGGCGGCCCGCAGACGGGCAAGTCGAACCTGATGCGAACGCTGATCGCCTCGCTCGCGCTGACCCACACGCCGCAGGAGGTGCAGTGCTACTGCGTCGACCTCGGCGGTGGTTCGATGGCCGCGTTGAAGAACCTGCCGCACGTCGGCAGCTACGGCGGTCGTCGCGACGTCGACACGGTGCGCCGCACGATCGCCGAGCTGAAGTCGCTGATGGCCGAGCGGGAAGCACGCTTCCAGGAGACGGCCATCGAGGGCATGACCGACTTCCGCAACCGCAAGCGCAAGGGCGAGATCACCAACGATCCGTACGGGGACGTGTTCCTGTTCATCGACGGGTGGGCCTCGTTCCGCAACGACTTCGAGACGCTCGAACAGGACGTGCTCAACCTCGCCGCGCAGGGTCTGACCTTCGGCATCCACGTGATCGTCTCGGCGAACCGGTGGGCCGAGATCCGTCCGGCGCTCAAGGACCTCATCGGCACCCGCCTCGAGCTGTGCCTCGGTGACTCCAGCGAGTCCGAGATCAACCGCAAGGTCGCCGTCAACGTCCCGAACGGGCGTCCCGGCCGCGGAGTGCACCCGTCGGAGTTGCACTTCCTCACCGCACTGCCCCGAGTGGACAGCGAGCAGCTCGCCGGTCGCATCGAGGCGGAGGCCGCCAGGGCCGAGGAGGAGCGCGAGGCTCCGCGGCCCGGGTGGCAGCTCTACAACGACGACCTCGCCGACGGTGCCGCCGACCTGGTCAACCGGGTCCGAAGCTCGTGGATGGGCCGTCCGGCCCCGCAGGTGCGGCTGCTGCCGGACCTGCTGCCGTACGAGCAGATGCCGTCCGTCGACCAGCAGCCCTCGCCGAAGCTGGTGCCGATCGGTGTCAACGAGGACGGCCTCAACCCGGTGTACCTCGACTTCAAGGCGGAGCCGCACTTCTACGCGCTGGCCGAGCGCGAATCGGGCAAGACCGCGCTGCTGCGCACGATCCTGCAGGGCATCACCACGCGGTACACGCCGAAGGAAGCGCTCGTCCTGCTCGTCGACTATCGGCGCACGCTGATCGGGTTCCTCAACCCGGAACACGAGCTCGAGTACTCGGTCAGCGCGGACATGCTCAAGAACAACGTCAAGGACGTGTGCGCGGCGCTCAAGAAGCGCCTGCCAGGTCCGGACGTGACGCAGCAGCAGCTCAAGGACCGTTCCTGGTGGACCGGCCCGGAGTTGTTCGTCGTCGTCGACGACTACGAGCTGGTGGCGCCGTCGGGCAACAACCCGCTGCAGCCGTTGGCGGACTTCGTGCCGCAGGCTCAGGACGTGGGGCTGCACGTCATCCTCGCCCGCAACTCGGGCGGCGCCAGTCGCGGTCTCTACGACCCGGTGCTGGCGAAGATGCGCGAGGTGTCCTCGCCGGGTCTGGCCATGAGCGCGAACAAGGACGAGGGGCAGCTGGTCGCGAACATCAAGTCGCGTGAGCTGCCTCCCGGACGAGGCACGCTGGTCAGTCGCAGCATGCGGGGCGGGCCGCAGATGATCCAGACCGCGTTCCTCCGTCCCGAGTGA
- the eccD gene encoding type VII secretion integral membrane protein EccD, with protein sequence MATGTTVFSRVTVVAPNTRIDVALPADVSVADLMPMLLEMAGQLTNDGGSRHGGWCLAKLGEDEPLDASETLAALRVVDGDMLQLRRRSDNPPPPLYDDVVDALAEAEPGSYRPWTKETAAKIGHAAGALALIAAAVALGIAGAGGVLLQIVAAVTAAVVAIFAVGTGAVVARAYGSATTGTVIAAAGGLPMAFVAGLNIVPGTDLRPKLLLAAALVLIFASVSIMVSGAGIVAFIGAATVGLFGTLALVVATLLGAKATAAGVAAGVAAVGLAGISLLPRLTIQLAKLPLPHVPGSAEDLKEDSSFPDYRVIELQSGRAHEYMTGMIIGCGATAALGAVVAATAPNVWGPLLAVVVAAVLLLRGRNYANSSQAVALLVSGLLAAVGVTVGLLMPVELVGFGTTAAQKLMFVFGPLLLMGIAALIFGVVFPHRRFSPVQRRTVDILEAVLIALVLPLALGVMDLYMTIRDLNLNLF encoded by the coding sequence GTGGCGACCGGTACGACGGTGTTCAGCCGCGTGACAGTGGTGGCGCCGAATACACGCATCGATGTGGCGCTGCCCGCTGACGTCTCGGTGGCGGACCTGATGCCGATGCTGCTCGAGATGGCCGGCCAGCTGACGAACGACGGCGGTTCGCGGCACGGCGGCTGGTGCCTGGCCAAGCTGGGCGAGGACGAACCGCTCGACGCGAGCGAGACCCTCGCCGCGCTGCGGGTCGTCGACGGCGACATGCTCCAGCTGCGCCGCCGCTCGGACAATCCGCCGCCGCCGCTCTACGACGACGTCGTCGACGCGCTGGCCGAAGCGGAGCCGGGTAGCTACCGCCCGTGGACGAAGGAGACCGCCGCCAAGATCGGCCACGCGGCGGGCGCCCTCGCGCTGATCGCCGCCGCCGTGGCACTCGGCATCGCAGGCGCCGGCGGGGTGCTGCTGCAGATCGTCGCCGCCGTGACAGCCGCCGTCGTGGCGATCTTCGCTGTCGGTACCGGCGCAGTCGTTGCCCGCGCTTACGGTTCGGCGACCACCGGCACCGTGATCGCCGCCGCAGGCGGTCTGCCGATGGCGTTCGTTGCCGGCCTCAACATCGTGCCGGGTACCGACCTGCGGCCGAAGCTGCTGCTGGCCGCGGCGCTCGTTCTCATCTTCGCCTCCGTGTCGATCATGGTCAGCGGCGCGGGAATCGTGGCGTTCATCGGTGCCGCGACCGTGGGGCTGTTCGGGACGCTCGCGCTGGTCGTGGCCACCCTGCTTGGCGCGAAGGCCACGGCCGCCGGGGTGGCAGCCGGTGTCGCCGCCGTGGGACTGGCCGGGATCTCCCTGCTGCCGCGGCTGACGATCCAGCTCGCGAAACTTCCGCTGCCACACGTGCCCGGCAGTGCCGAGGACCTCAAGGAGGACTCGAGCTTCCCGGACTACCGGGTGATCGAGCTGCAGTCCGGTCGCGCACACGAGTACATGACCGGCATGATCATCGGCTGCGGTGCGACCGCCGCGCTCGGCGCCGTCGTCGCCGCGACCGCGCCCAACGTCTGGGGACCGCTGCTGGCCGTCGTCGTCGCCGCCGTGCTGTTGCTGCGCGGGCGCAACTACGCCAACAGCAGCCAAGCCGTCGCGCTGCTGGTCAGCGGCCTGCTCGCCGCCGTCGGCGTCACGGTCGGACTGCTGATGCCGGTCGAGCTCGTCGGTTTCGGCACCACCGCGGCACAGAAGCTGATGTTCGTGTTCGGGCCGCTGCTGCTGATGGGCATCGCCGCGCTGATCTTCGGGGTGGTGTTCCCGCACCGCCGGTTCTCCCCGGTGCAGCGCCGGACCGTCGACATCCTGGAAGCGGTGCTCATCGCGCTGGTGCTGCCGCTCGCACTCGGGGTGATGGACCTCTACATGACGATCCGCGACCTCAACCTCAACCTGTTCTGA